The proteins below are encoded in one region of Ktedonobacterales bacterium:
- a CDS encoding alpha/beta fold hydrolase, which translates to MRRSLRITIIVRSWPMPLGEERSVRFPSRDRQPYLLEGMLHFPQVSGFPPPLPAAVLCHPQPASSDMADPLTLHLARELARNGVLALRFNFRGVGKSQGEQTDGRFEPLDIAGAVAYLLQQPEVNPEKLCLVGHAFGAFTALTYAPFDPRVRTVVAISLPLFRISKGFAEKYERPKLFVTGEFDEVSPRHKLEPFVASLPGPKGMKIITGARHLMHGYENEATGAVVTYIKRWAEMPGV; encoded by the coding sequence ATGCGACGCTCGCTGCGGATTACCATAATCGTGAGGTCGTGGCCTATGCCGCTCGGAGAAGAGCGCTCAGTCAGGTTTCCCAGTCGTGACCGGCAGCCTTACCTGCTGGAAGGAATGCTTCATTTCCCCCAGGTCTCTGGGTTCCCCCCCCCATTGCCTGCCGCCGTCCTCTGCCACCCGCAACCGGCGAGCAGTGACATGGCAGACCCATTAACTCTTCATCTGGCGCGAGAGTTAGCGCGCAATGGCGTCCTGGCGCTCCGCTTCAACTTTCGTGGGGTCGGCAAGAGCCAGGGTGAGCAAACCGATGGCCGCTTTGAGCCATTGGACATCGCAGGAGCCGTTGCCTACCTGCTGCAACAACCTGAAGTAAATCCAGAAAAACTGTGTCTTGTCGGACACGCATTTGGCGCTTTCACAGCCTTGACCTATGCCCCCTTTGATCCACGGGTGCGCACAGTCGTCGCTATCAGCCTACCCCTTTTCAGGATCAGCAAAGGATTTGCAGAGAAATATGAACGACCAAAGCTCTTTGTGACTGGCGAATTTGATGAGGTCAGTCCTCGACATAAGCTGGAGCCTTTCGTTGCCTCGTTGCCCGGCCCCAAGGGAATGAAGATCATCACTGGCGCCCGGCATCTGATGCACGGCTATGAGAACGAGGCCACCGGCGCTGTCGTCACGTATATCAAGCGTTGGGCCGAGATGCCTGGCGTATAA
- a CDS encoding DUF4352 domain-containing protein, which produces MMIRWSAAFQTALQRIIISGAPESVYPAFTSFPSPFTFSLYTGAIAIHCIVFYGYHKTCGENCSMRRWRLFTPWFIRRKRARHHRWRRAPGLAALGIVLGGLLIGCTVDQSTLQRDPFMRDMMSLQQQVDQPHKIGQTFDVGNTRWNIRAAHAALTLRLGSNMVKARGKFVVIDFTFTNTTDQPQHPTADMLQIEDAQLNTHKSDATTTAMLASWQKTPNFLKATFQPNKRYPCSLVFDLPVQTSGLTLEFQSFPTEDDPPPDM; this is translated from the coding sequence ATGATGATCCGCTGGAGCGCCGCCTTCCAAACGGCGCTTCAGCGGATCATCATCTCCGGCGCGCCAGAGTCTGTTTACCCGGCATTCACCTCTTTCCCTTCCCCATTTACCTTCTCCCTCTACACTGGAGCCATAGCGATTCATTGCATCGTGTTTTACGGCTACCACAAGACCTGTGGAGAGAACTGCTCTATGAGAAGGTGGAGGCTATTCACGCCCTGGTTCATCAGGCGCAAGCGTGCTCGGCATCACCGTTGGCGCCGTGCGCCTGGCCTGGCAGCACTGGGTATCGTTCTAGGAGGCTTGCTCATCGGTTGCACCGTTGACCAGAGCACCCTCCAGCGCGACCCGTTCATGCGCGACATGATGAGCCTGCAACAGCAAGTGGACCAGCCACACAAGATAGGCCAGACTTTTGACGTTGGCAACACGCGCTGGAACATTCGCGCCGCCCACGCCGCCCTGACACTTCGGTTAGGCTCCAACATGGTGAAGGCTCGTGGGAAATTCGTCGTCATAGACTTCACTTTCACGAATACGACCGATCAGCCCCAACATCCCACCGCTGATATGCTCCAGATCGAAGACGCGCAGCTCAACACTCATAAAAGCGATGCCACTACCACCGCTATGCTCGCATCCTGGCAAAAGACTCCCAATTTTCTCAAAGCAACCTTCCAGCCCAATAAACGTTACCCCTGCTCACTGGTCTTTGATCTTCCTGTACAAACGAGCGGCCTCACGCTGGAATTCCAATCATTCCCAACAGAGGACGACCCACCGCCCGATATGTAG
- a CDS encoding TrkA family potassium uptake protein: MKIIILGCGRVGATLAMMMDRAGHTVTVIDYNNDAFQRLESSFGGQTMMGDGIDEEVLRRAGIEEAAVFVATTNGDNRNIMASQIATKVFAVPKVICRIYDPIRTEVYRKLGLEVISPTLVGAELFREAIEESVEKPTSNAASRTR, translated from the coding sequence ATGAAGATCATCATTCTGGGCTGCGGACGCGTTGGAGCGACCCTGGCAATGATGATGGATCGTGCAGGTCATACAGTGACAGTCATTGATTACAACAATGATGCGTTTCAACGACTAGAAAGCAGCTTTGGCGGACAAACCATGATGGGTGATGGCATTGATGAAGAAGTGCTGCGTCGCGCGGGGATTGAAGAAGCGGCTGTTTTTGTCGCCACCACCAACGGTGATAACCGCAACATCATGGCAAGCCAGATTGCTACAAAAGTTTTTGCCGTTCCCAAAGTCATTTGCAGGATTTACGACCCTATCCGCACTGAGGTCTATCGAAAGCTGGGCCTTGAAGTGATCTCCCCGACACTCGTAGGAGCAGAGCTTTTCCGCGAAGCTATCGAGGAGAGTGTGGAAAAACCAACATCCAACGCGGCGTCCAGAACCCGCTAG
- a CDS encoding cytochrome ubiquinol oxidase subunit I yields MPVPNLGPNSINFPFLPNGFTIGIVMQFHILLVAFIMGTAIIMAVSGSVPPSRQSQPWERFTKTFAWFLAQTYSFGATLAVFGLVLMFGLYPRLMAIMSSLFFAPLLAIFAAWIIMTISLIAYAYLWPRREGHRVLHQSLIYTYALAETVFIVLITMWTSYMLTPNGRDAVKAAFNATWGPELFHRLIGNVSYAGFLLAAWGGWRAFRKRRRSSSLDKAYYHWVAHYGFLWGFGFELLQPLVGYFYVLRIQTGSPATFYRMMLGDKAWAWLLQMALVGLTFVLSDLYMWLSIRRGVIERRGVQALTAMRVEAGVGAPAVEELRTYSTIRQVMQLGARAELPPTSRERLTRGYCNAALLALGILAILGIIPASVPVLGSMAVKYVCLIGFVALTLLTLPIYWNQSRKWTWGNMGRGAQWTLISLGVVLMLLMIVMGGIRYSNPQTNVINGSMPLPALQLQPSR; encoded by the coding sequence ATGCCTGTTCCAAATCTAGGACCGAACTCTATCAATTTTCCATTCTTGCCCAATGGCTTTACCATTGGCATCGTCATGCAATTTCATATCCTGCTGGTGGCCTTTATTATGGGAACCGCCATCATCATGGCCGTCAGCGGCAGCGTTCCTCCCAGTCGCCAGAGCCAGCCCTGGGAGCGATTCACCAAGACATTTGCCTGGTTTCTGGCGCAAACCTATTCATTTGGCGCAACCCTGGCCGTCTTTGGCCTGGTCCTGATGTTCGGCCTCTATCCTCGCTTAATGGCGATCATGTCCAGTCTCTTCTTCGCCCCATTGCTCGCTATCTTCGCTGCCTGGATTATCATGACCATCTCCTTGATCGCTTACGCCTATCTCTGGCCCAGGCGCGAGGGGCATCGTGTCCTGCATCAATCGCTTATCTACACCTATGCCCTCGCCGAAACAGTCTTTATCGTCCTCATTACCATGTGGACCTCCTATATGCTCACGCCGAATGGTCGAGATGCCGTCAAAGCGGCGTTCAACGCCACCTGGGGGCCAGAACTTTTTCACCGCCTCATCGGCAATGTTTCATACGCCGGTTTTCTGCTCGCTGCCTGGGGCGGCTGGCGCGCGTTCCGCAAGCGCAGACGCAGCAGTTCGCTGGACAAAGCCTATTATCATTGGGTCGCTCACTATGGCTTCCTCTGGGGCTTCGGTTTTGAGCTGTTGCAGCCGCTGGTTGGCTATTTCTATGTGCTGCGTATCCAGACGGGCAGTCCAGCGACGTTCTACCGCATGATGCTTGGTGATAAAGCCTGGGCGTGGCTGCTTCAGATGGCACTGGTCGGTCTGACCTTCGTGTTGAGCGACCTCTATATGTGGCTGAGCATCCGGCGCGGAGTCATCGAGCGCCGAGGTGTGCAGGCGCTGACAGCCATGCGCGTTGAGGCTGGCGTGGGCGCGCCCGCAGTTGAGGAACTGCGCACCTATAGCACTATAAGGCAAGTTATGCAGCTAGGCGCACGAGCAGAACTGCCGCCTACCTCGCGCGAACGGCTGACTCGGGGCTATTGCAATGCCGCGCTCCTGGCACTGGGCATTCTTGCCATCCTGGGAATTATTCCGGCGAGCGTTCCAGTGCTTGGCTCAATGGCCGTCAAATATGTCTGCCTGATCGGTTTTGTAGCACTCACCTTGCTCACTCTCCCCATCTATTGGAACCAATCAAGGAAGTGGACCTGGGGCAACATGGGCCGAGGCGCGCAATGGACATTGATTAGCCTGGGGGTTGTCCTGATGCTGCTCATGATTGTCATGGGGGGCATTCGCTACAGCAACCCACAAACGAATGTCATCAACGGCAGCATGCCGCTGCCTGCGCTCCAACTTCAACCATCGCGGTAA
- a CDS encoding DNA repair helicase XPB, whose protein sequence is MPSNPLNPLIVQSDRSVLLEVDHPLHTEARDALAQFAEIEKSPEHIHTYRISPLSLWNAAASGLTPERVVELLLQFSKYDIPANINADIYDYMNRYGRLKLLKEDGHLVLASPDTSLITEIARHKRMEPYLLKQINEHTLEVDPARRGHIKQALIHIGFPAEDLAGYTEGASLPVALRSLSVSSHPFSLRAYQEASVSAFHLSGSPGGGCGVIVLPCGAGKTMVGIGLIATLQRSTLILTPNTVAVRQWINELLDKTTIRPDQIGEYTGDRKEIRPITVSTYQILTYRPSEESDFPHFSLFTGQDWGLIIYDEVHLLPAPVFRITAEIQARRRLGLTATLVREDGREADVFGLIGPKRYDVPWRELERQGWIATAECHEIRVSLREDERLEYAVAEEREKYRIAAENPIKLDIVRQLIANHEEDQVLVIGQYIDQLKILADLLNAPLLTGRTANSQREKLYERFRRGELKRLVVSKVANFAIDLPDANVAIQVSGTFGSRQEEAQRLGRILRPKTDGSFAYFYTIVTRDTRDQDFSANRQLFLTEQGYRYLIEDGERVLSTGMAASAPTTTGQT, encoded by the coding sequence GTGCCAAGTAACCCGCTGAATCCTCTCATCGTGCAAAGTGATCGCTCTGTTTTACTGGAAGTGGACCACCCCCTTCATACTGAAGCACGCGATGCGCTGGCACAATTTGCAGAAATTGAAAAATCACCGGAACATATCCATACCTATCGCATCTCGCCGCTCTCCCTGTGGAACGCGGCGGCCAGTGGCCTGACGCCTGAGCGGGTTGTCGAGTTGTTGCTGCAATTTAGCAAGTACGATATTCCAGCGAACATCAACGCGGATATTTATGACTACATGAACCGATATGGCCGCCTGAAGCTCTTGAAAGAAGACGGTCATTTAGTCCTCGCTTCTCCCGACACATCGCTGATTACTGAAATTGCCCGCCACAAACGCATGGAACCCTACCTCCTCAAGCAAATCAACGAACACACACTGGAGGTTGATCCAGCGCGGCGCGGCCATATCAAGCAAGCTCTGATACATATTGGCTTCCCCGCAGAAGATCTCGCGGGCTATACAGAGGGCGCGTCTTTACCAGTAGCTCTGCGGAGCCTGAGCGTCAGCAGCCACCCCTTTAGCTTGCGCGCCTACCAGGAAGCGTCTGTCAGCGCCTTTCACCTCAGCGGCAGCCCAGGTGGCGGATGTGGCGTCATTGTCCTGCCCTGCGGGGCGGGCAAAACTATGGTGGGCATTGGTCTGATCGCAACGCTCCAGCGCAGCACGCTCATTCTCACTCCGAATACTGTTGCCGTGCGGCAATGGATCAACGAACTGCTTGATAAAACCACCATCCGGCCAGACCAGATAGGCGAGTACACAGGCGACCGCAAAGAGATTCGTCCCATCACCGTCAGCACCTATCAAATCTTGACCTATCGCCCAAGCGAAGAGAGCGATTTCCCCCATTTCAGCCTCTTTACCGGCCAGGATTGGGGCTTGATCATCTACGATGAGGTCCACCTGCTGCCTGCGCCGGTCTTCCGCATCACCGCCGAAATCCAGGCGCGTCGTCGCCTGGGGCTGACAGCCACATTGGTGCGCGAAGATGGCCGCGAGGCTGATGTGTTTGGCTTGATCGGCCCCAAGCGTTATGATGTCCCCTGGCGCGAACTGGAGCGTCAGGGATGGATTGCCACCGCCGAGTGCCACGAGATCCGCGTCAGCTTGCGCGAAGATGAGCGGCTGGAGTACGCTGTGGCAGAAGAACGGGAAAAGTACCGGATCGCCGCAGAGAACCCGATCAAGCTTGACATCGTGCGCCAGCTCATCGCCAACCACGAGGAGGATCAGGTACTGGTCATCGGCCAATATATTGACCAGCTCAAAATACTTGCTGATCTTCTAAACGCGCCGCTCCTGACCGGGCGAACTGCAAACAGCCAGCGCGAGAAGCTGTACGAACGCTTTCGACGTGGCGAACTCAAGCGCCTGGTCGTCAGCAAAGTGGCAAACTTTGCCATTGATTTACCAGACGCCAACGTCGCCATTCAGGTATCCGGCACTTTTGGTTCGCGGCAGGAAGAGGCTCAGCGCCTGGGGCGTATTCTTCGGCCCAAAACAGATGGCAGCTTCGCCTATTTTTACACCATCGTGACCCGCGACACCCGCGATCAGGACTTTTCAGCAAACCGGCAGCTTTTTCTTACTGAGCAAGGGTATCGCTACCTCATCGAAGATGGTGAACGGGTTTTATCCACCGGCATGGCAGCAAGCGCCCCTACCACTACAGGGCAAACCTAG
- a CDS encoding TrkA family potassium uptake protein, whose amino-acid sequence MYIIVGGGGQIGYYVTKGLLTQGHEVLLLDKDPRRAHTLSDELGSAVLRGDACEARTLDEVGCSRADVVIAVTGDDEDNLVICQMAKERFKVRKTIARVNNPKNEHIFAKLGIDITVSPTKTILRLIEAEIPHHSIISLMTLRRADLEFVEVSVPSQSPAVGKTLAALKLPGECNVILIVRGQEYIVPSGESIIQAEDQIFALVKDVGETALREAILGTTSS is encoded by the coding sequence ATGTATATTATCGTTGGTGGTGGCGGCCAGATTGGCTACTATGTAACCAAGGGGCTACTTACCCAGGGACACGAGGTACTGTTGCTGGACAAAGACCCCCGGCGCGCCCACACCCTTTCGGATGAGCTAGGCTCGGCGGTCTTGCGTGGCGATGCCTGCGAGGCGCGCACGTTGGACGAAGTTGGGTGCAGTCGCGCCGATGTTGTCATTGCCGTAACAGGTGATGACGAAGACAATCTCGTTATTTGCCAGATGGCAAAAGAACGCTTCAAAGTACGCAAGACTATCGCCCGCGTCAACAACCCCAAGAATGAACATATCTTCGCCAAACTTGGTATTGATATTACCGTAAGTCCCACCAAAACCATTCTCCGGTTGATTGAAGCCGAAATCCCCCATCACAGCATTATCTCGCTCATGACGCTTCGCCGCGCCGACCTTGAGTTTGTCGAGGTCAGCGTCCCATCCCAATCTCCTGCCGTCGGTAAGACCCTGGCAGCCCTTAAGCTGCCAGGTGAGTGTAACGTGATCCTCATCGTGCGTGGGCAGGAATACATAGTACCCAGCGGTGAAAGCATCATCCAGGCAGAAGACCAGATCTTCGCCCTGGTAAAAGACGTTGGCGAAACGGCGCTGCGCGAAGCCATTTTGGGTACAACCAGCAGTTGA
- a CDS encoding ABC transporter permease, translated as MRQSSTLANNHQPSRAQQPSSAAAIMEAAWRLAVETFWLFCRAWQKTFRLPLVLALVLALPAVTLWLLSQIFASIHQTPGFSSMQSLSFFAPGMLVIAALFGSSFAGIGLLGDRESGFLERLAAAPIHRSAILLSKAVADGSRTLLQGLVLLLLLALLHTPITAQMSALCGLLALLAVFSLAFAMLSYVVALLTKSIEALMLIEMFLFLLLLFGSNALLPDDLLPGWMRTISLLNPVSHTVTLARQLLAGSATPLAYSLTFGALALLASLGMSIAAFKIKHIT; from the coding sequence ATGAGACAATCAAGCACCCTAGCGAACAACCACCAACCATCGAGAGCGCAGCAGCCCTCCAGCGCAGCAGCGATAATGGAGGCAGCCTGGAGGCTGGCGGTTGAGACCTTCTGGCTCTTTTGCCGGGCCTGGCAGAAAACATTCCGCCTGCCGCTGGTACTGGCGCTGGTGCTGGCGCTGCCTGCCGTGACGCTCTGGCTGCTGAGCCAGATTTTCGCCAGCATCCACCAGACACCAGGGTTTTCCAGCATGCAATCGCTGAGTTTCTTTGCGCCCGGCATGCTGGTCATCGCGGCGCTTTTTGGCTCATCGTTTGCCGGAATTGGCCTGCTGGGGGACCGCGAATCCGGCTTTCTGGAACGCCTGGCGGCGGCTCCCATCCATCGCAGCGCCATCTTGCTGAGCAAAGCAGTGGCCGATGGCTCGCGCACACTGCTCCAGGGGCTGGTCTTGCTGCTCCTGCTGGCGCTGCTGCATACCCCCATCACGGCGCAGATGTCTGCACTGTGCGGCCTGCTGGCGCTGCTGGCCGTGTTTAGCCTGGCCTTCGCCATGCTCTCCTATGTGGTCGCGCTGCTCACCAAAAGCATCGAAGCATTGATGCTGATCGAGATGTTTCTCTTTCTGCTGCTGCTCTTTGGCAGCAACGCGCTGCTGCCAGATGACCTGCTGCCGGGCTGGATGAGAACCATTTCACTGCTCAATCCTGTCAGCCATACCGTGACGCTGGCGCGCCAGCTTCTGGCTGGCTCAGCCACACCGCTCGCCTATAGCCTGACTTTCGGAGCACTTGCCCTCCTGGCAAGCCTGGGTATGAGCATCGCGGCGTTCAAGATCAAACACATCACCTAG
- a CDS encoding DUF433 domain-containing protein — protein MAAERTEHPHIIRDPDTLSGEPIIDGTRTSVRHVVLLYRAGQEPEEIARTYHLLLGEVYDAISYYYDHENEISRYIIYEGVPKD, from the coding sequence ATGGCCGCTGAGCGAACTGAGCATCCCCATATCATTCGCGACCCTGACACTCTGAGCGGTGAGCCAATCATTGACGGAACGCGCACCAGTGTTCGGCATGTCGTTCTGCTCTATCGCGCAGGGCAGGAACCAGAGGAAATTGCGCGTACCTACCACCTCCTGCTCGGTGAGGTCTACGACGCTATTAGCTATTACTACGACCACGAGAATGAAATATCGCGCTACATCATTTATGAAGGGGTACCCAAAGACTAA
- a CDS encoding ABC transporter ATP-binding protein, translating into MAISDLTTANAPRITPSAELCIARLTEVSLVFGDGARALENVSLEVAPGACVGVLGPNGAGKTSLLRLLAGLLQPTSGHIELFGLPAPGESIAVRRRIGYVAQQSGIDQYLSGQGNLLLAGRLHRLSGNHLHQRTRALLELLGLSEHARRRAAHYSGGMRRRLALACSLVHQPDALLLDEPTTGLDTAGKAALWRYLLTLQQEGLTIIAASHDTQEIERYCEWVVFLDRGRLVMEGTPAALKAQIQGDILTLEMGEPQQAASTHHLLQHEPFIRSASQGEAEGYVRLEVMDGSEAIPHIARLLETAGLALRRLTLSRPTLEDVFFRATGKPLAASESLAGEPALPSPDQKSHKEQPFRRRYKQDQQR; encoded by the coding sequence ATGGCTATAAGTGATCTTACCACCGCCAATGCCCCGCGCATCACTCCATCCGCAGAGCTTTGCATCGCGCGACTTACAGAGGTATCCCTGGTTTTTGGCGATGGCGCCCGCGCGCTGGAAAACGTCAGTCTGGAGGTTGCCCCCGGAGCGTGCGTAGGAGTGCTGGGGCCAAACGGCGCGGGCAAAACGAGCCTGCTGCGTCTGCTGGCGGGCCTCTTGCAGCCAACTAGCGGCCACATTGAGCTTTTCGGCTTGCCAGCCCCAGGCGAGAGTATCGCGGTGCGTCGGCGCATCGGCTACGTGGCCCAGCAGAGCGGCATAGACCAGTATCTCAGCGGGCAAGGCAATCTCCTGCTTGCCGGACGCCTGCACAGGCTGAGCGGCAACCACTTACACCAGCGCACACGAGCTTTGCTGGAATTATTGGGCCTCAGCGAGCATGCCCGGCGTCGGGCCGCCCACTATTCCGGCGGGATGCGGCGGCGTCTGGCGCTGGCGTGCAGCCTTGTTCATCAGCCAGATGCGCTGCTGCTGGATGAACCAACCACCGGGCTTGACACAGCGGGAAAAGCCGCCCTCTGGCGCTATCTACTGACGCTCCAGCAAGAGGGGCTGACCATCATAGCTGCCAGCCACGACACGCAAGAGATCGAGCGCTATTGTGAATGGGTTGTCTTTCTGGATCGTGGCCGACTAGTCATGGAGGGCACGCCAGCCGCGCTCAAAGCGCAGATTCAGGGAGACATACTCACCCTGGAGATGGGCGAACCGCAGCAGGCAGCCAGCACGCACCACCTGCTTCAACACGAGCCATTCATCCGCTCAGCCAGCCAGGGAGAAGCCGAAGGATACGTGCGCCTCGAAGTGATGGATGGCTCAGAGGCCATTCCACATATAGCGCGGCTTCTGGAAACGGCGGGGCTGGCGCTCCGCAGGCTAACGCTCAGCCGTCCAACGCTGGAGGACGTTTTCTTCCGCGCCACCGGCAAGCCGCTCGCAGCGAGCGAGAGCCTCGCTGGAGAGCCAGCTTTACCCTCACCAGATCAAAAATCCCACAAAGAGCAGCCGTTTCGGCGGCGTTACAAGCAGGATCAGCAGCGATGA
- a CDS encoding universal stress protein: MFDTIYVPVDNSDYSHASIDLAIALARAFGSRLVGSHVYAARMHDYRFKQMEYTLPEEYQDEQELERQRKIHDTLITRGLRLISDSYLDVMEARCALAQLPFQSKTFDGQNWQELVKDIEESRYDLVVMGALGMGAVKESQIGSVCERVIRRIRTDTLVIKDTRPLQDQSEGSIAVAIDGSPQSFGGLKAALELGRALNRPVEAVAVYDPYLHYSVFNSIVNVLSQEASKVFRFKEQEQLHEEIIDTGLAKIYESHLQIARTIATEEGVELKVTLMDGKAWEKTLQWTRRERPWLLVMGRIGVHSGQEMDIGSNSHNLLQQVSCNVLICSSVYVPQIDIRAEATITWTPEASARMERVPAFVRGIARTAIHRYAMERGHSVISNSIVDDAVRDILPESAARAMGVAAKQIAIEEQSQSADQGATYICGECGYAARNVLPVACPVCHSGPVRFTVIDKRLIETAAAQEGAISEEETFDGVKVKWTEDARKLLWTMTDAYARRRAKARIEKMARVQRLPAVTVDFASPIVQETIGDLSALHTNTPLALSATGQEAEAEAAAAESPQITWTPEARQRLALVPEGFMREMTEEIILTHADEQQASAITLPIVEKGIEIAKGEMVKMVEAKIARQQKKAPKKEAKSPVTNGACPIPHTETPRGEALRGAEAAERPAFTEAAREHVDMLAQRSESSGKGSAERAAELVENLSAQRAERKGLNEVTPEFIAQMGKKLGYGHPASEKTYEHDFVWTAEALAKLEEVPDFCRELTRWRVEWTAYKKNLGRLITPEALEVKYELWGEVSEHIRERNEPRLLWTAEAERRLANVPGFVKGQVIQSVEGNARQMGFCEVTGAVLDQVIAKWRATGDFHEGRYGYK, encoded by the coding sequence ATGTTCGATACCATTTATGTTCCGGTGGATAACTCTGATTACTCCCATGCCTCTATTGATCTCGCCATCGCGCTCGCCCGCGCCTTTGGCTCTCGGCTGGTTGGCAGCCACGTCTATGCCGCGCGTATGCACGATTACCGCTTCAAGCAAATGGAGTACACGCTCCCTGAAGAGTATCAGGACGAGCAGGAATTGGAGCGCCAGCGCAAGATTCACGATACCCTGATTACACGCGGCTTGCGGCTCATCTCTGACTCCTACCTGGATGTCATGGAAGCTCGCTGCGCCCTGGCACAGCTTCCCTTCCAGTCGAAAACCTTTGACGGCCAGAACTGGCAGGAGTTGGTAAAGGACATCGAAGAAAGCCGCTATGATCTCGTCGTTATGGGCGCGCTGGGCATGGGCGCGGTGAAAGAGAGCCAGATCGGCAGCGTCTGCGAGCGTGTCATCCGTCGCATCAGGACTGATACGCTGGTCATCAAAGATACGCGCCCGCTGCAAGACCAATCCGAGGGGAGTATTGCCGTCGCCATTGATGGCAGCCCGCAGTCCTTCGGCGGGTTAAAAGCCGCTCTTGAACTGGGCCGCGCCCTGAACCGGCCCGTCGAGGCGGTTGCGGTCTATGACCCCTACCTGCACTATTCTGTCTTCAACAGCATCGTCAATGTACTTTCCCAGGAGGCGTCGAAGGTCTTCCGCTTCAAAGAACAGGAGCAGCTTCACGAAGAAATCATTGATACCGGCCTGGCGAAAATCTACGAATCGCACCTGCAAATAGCCAGAACCATCGCCACTGAAGAGGGAGTCGAACTAAAAGTCACGCTGATGGACGGCAAAGCCTGGGAAAAAACCCTCCAGTGGACCCGCCGCGAACGTCCCTGGCTGCTGGTGATGGGGCGGATCGGCGTCCACAGCGGTCAGGAGATGGATATTGGCAGCAACAGCCATAATCTGCTCCAGCAAGTCTCGTGCAACGTGCTGATATGCAGCAGCGTCTACGTCCCCCAGATTGATATTCGCGCTGAAGCCACCATTACCTGGACACCCGAAGCCAGCGCCCGCATGGAGCGCGTCCCAGCCTTCGTGCGCGGCATCGCGCGCACAGCCATTCACCGCTACGCTATGGAGCGTGGACACTCTGTTATCTCCAACAGCATCGTAGATGATGCCGTCAGAGATATTCTGCCAGAATCAGCCGCCCGCGCTATGGGAGTCGCCGCAAAGCAGATCGCCATTGAAGAACAGAGCCAATCAGCCGACCAGGGAGCCACCTATATCTGCGGCGAATGCGGCTATGCCGCCCGCAATGTGCTGCCGGTGGCCTGTCCGGTCTGCCACTCTGGTCCGGTCCGCTTTACCGTGATTGATAAGCGTCTCATCGAGACGGCTGCCGCGCAAGAGGGAGCAATCTCTGAAGAGGAAACCTTCGACGGCGTGAAGGTGAAATGGACTGAAGACGCCAGGAAGCTGCTCTGGACCATGACGGACGCCTACGCGCGCCGCCGCGCCAAAGCGCGCATCGAAAAAATGGCGCGTGTGCAGCGCCTGCCAGCCGTGACTGTTGATTTCGCCAGCCCCATCGTTCAAGAAACCATCGGCGATCTCAGCGCCCTGCACACCAACACTCCGCTCGCCCTTTCTGCAACCGGCCAGGAGGCCGAAGCAGAGGCAGCAGCGGCAGAATCCCCGCAAATCACCTGGACGCCTGAAGCGCGGCAGCGCCTGGCCCTCGTTCCCGAAGGCTTCATGCGCGAAATGACCGAAGAGATTATCCTCACTCATGCCGACGAGCAGCAGGCCAGCGCGATCACGCTGCCCATTGTGGAAAAGGGTATCGAGATTGCCAAAGGCGAGATGGTCAAGATGGTCGAGGCTAAAATCGCCCGCCAGCAGAAGAAAGCGCCGAAAAAAGAAGCGAAAAGCCCGGTAACAAACGGAGCCTGCCCCATCCCACACACAGAGACTCCAAGAGGCGAGGCGCTAAGGGGGGCTGAGGCCGCTGAGCGACCAGCTTTCACCGAGGCGGCGCGGGAACACGTTGATATGCTGGCCCAGCGATCCGAGAGCAGCGGGAAAGGGTCCGCAGAGCGCGCAGCCGAACTCGTTGAAAATCTGTCGGCCCAGCGCGCCGAACGCAAAGGGCTGAATGAAGTCACACCAGAGTTCATCGCTCAGATGGGCAAGAAGCTCGGCTACGGCCACCCGGCCAGCGAAAAGACCTACGAACATGATTTTGTCTGGACCGCCGAGGCGCTGGCAAAGCTGGAAGAAGTCCCCGATTTTTGCCGCGAATTGACTCGCTGGCGTGTGGAGTGGACGGCCTATAAGAAAAACCTGGGCCGATTGATTACTCCTGAAGCTCTGGAAGTCAAGTACGAACTCTGGGGCGAGGTTTCCGAACATATCCGCGAGCGTAACGAGCCGCGCCTGCTCTGGACAGCCGAAGCTGAGCGTCGTCTCGCAAACGTGCCTGGCTTTGTAAAGGGCCAGGTCATCCAATCGGTGGAAGGGAACGCCCGGCAGATGGGATTCTGCGAAGTGACCGGCGCGGTACTCGATCAGGTTATCGCTAAGTGGCGGGCAACCGGCGATTTTCACGAGGGGCGCTATGGCTATAAGTGA